In a genomic window of Glaciimonas sp. PCH181:
- a CDS encoding phosphopantetheine-binding protein produces MQQLEEEVKQVIIDVLQLEDMTTVDIETDAPLFVDGLGLDSIDALELGVAIQKRYGISLSADSAETRNHFASVRALVAMIASNRKK; encoded by the coding sequence ATGCAGCAGCTTGAAGAAGAGGTAAAGCAAGTCATCATTGATGTCTTGCAACTCGAAGATATGACAACGGTGGATATTGAGACCGATGCGCCGTTGTTTGTTGATGGACTTGGACTAGATTCAATCGATGCGCTTGAACTTGGGGTCGCCATCCAGAAGCGCTATGGTATTTCGTTGTCAGCAGATTCGGCGGAAACGCGTAACCATTTTGCTTCGGTACGCGCGCTAGTGGCGATGATTGCCAGCAATAGAAAAAAATAG
- a CDS encoding AMP-binding protein — MANSCDLLSLLKIRSNSDPARPFAWRDGATLDHAYFFAQVNAWRTLFLRQPGSCFALFLTDSVTFSCALLGAWQADKTIYLPGDVLPVTCVNLARVVHGFVGEFPLEYAPLMLVSSTLSTAHSVDYKFKALEPDFPGVVIYTSGSTGAPQAVAKKLSQLSTEVATLENLFGERIGQADIIATVSHQHIYGMLFKVLWPLATGRILHARHIEFLEELSPLLYRIAQAGDRSAILISSPAHLKRIPTTMQPTLLGGLRAIFSSGGPLSQDVAVEAGRLLGHVPIEVYGSSETGGIGWRQRAFGGAAVDESWRVMPGIVWRIAPDDAVLEICSPHLPDAQWFSLADQAQAIDAAHFLLQGRIDRIVKVEEKRISLDAIEGQLKASHLVADVRVLLLDSSEHQRRQQIAAFVVLSDAGRILLDEEGKLTLNRRLRDDIAPAVERIALPRCWRYLDALPMNAQGKTTRADLLALTPHFPLADNAVKATELTVTLPVTRPYKRVLEMNPAQSRVVLELTVPRELLYFKGHFDGAPILPGVVQVDWAIAYGREYFKLAPHFLSMHALKFQRVVMPEAVLQLALQHDTQKSSLTFRLTSSAGQHASGRIVFGNSDE; from the coding sequence ATGGCTAATTCGTGCGATTTGTTGTCGCTGCTTAAGATAAGGTCGAATAGCGATCCTGCCCGGCCATTTGCATGGCGCGATGGCGCGACGCTTGATCATGCGTATTTTTTTGCGCAGGTGAACGCCTGGCGCACATTATTTTTACGCCAGCCGGGGTCATGTTTTGCGTTATTTCTGACTGATAGTGTGACGTTTTCTTGTGCATTATTAGGTGCATGGCAAGCGGATAAAACCATTTATTTGCCCGGCGATGTATTGCCGGTCACCTGCGTTAATCTGGCGCGGGTGGTGCATGGTTTTGTGGGCGAATTTCCTTTGGAATATGCGCCGTTAATGCTGGTGTCATCCACGTTATCGACCGCGCACAGCGTGGACTATAAATTCAAAGCGCTGGAGCCAGATTTTCCGGGAGTGGTCATTTATACCTCCGGCAGTACCGGCGCGCCGCAAGCTGTGGCAAAGAAGTTATCCCAACTTTCGACTGAAGTAGCAACGCTGGAAAACCTTTTCGGCGAGCGCATCGGTCAGGCTGATATCATCGCCACCGTTTCGCATCAGCATATCTATGGCATGTTATTCAAAGTGTTATGGCCGCTAGCTACTGGCCGTATTTTGCATGCGCGGCATATCGAATTTTTAGAAGAGTTGTCGCCGCTGTTATATCGGATCGCACAGGCTGGCGACCGGTCCGCGATACTCATTTCTAGCCCTGCCCATCTGAAACGTATTCCTACGACGATGCAGCCAACATTGTTGGGTGGGTTGCGTGCGATATTTTCTTCAGGCGGCCCGTTATCGCAAGACGTTGCAGTGGAAGCCGGGCGCTTGCTGGGCCACGTTCCGATTGAGGTTTACGGCAGTTCTGAAACAGGCGGGATCGGCTGGCGTCAGCGCGCCTTTGGTGGTGCTGCGGTGGATGAAAGTTGGCGCGTCATGCCGGGGATTGTGTGGAGGATTGCGCCTGACGATGCCGTGCTCGAAATTTGTTCGCCGCATTTGCCCGATGCGCAATGGTTCAGTCTGGCGGATCAGGCGCAAGCGATTGATGCGGCGCATTTTTTGTTGCAGGGCAGGATTGATCGTATCGTCAAAGTGGAAGAAAAGCGGATTTCACTGGATGCGATAGAAGGGCAATTGAAAGCCTCCCATTTAGTCGCTGATGTGCGCGTTCTGTTGTTGGACAGCAGCGAACATCAGCGTCGTCAGCAGATCGCGGCGTTTGTCGTACTGTCCGATGCTGGCCGTATTTTGTTGGACGAAGAGGGCAAGCTGACGTTAAACCGGCGCTTGCGAGATGATATTGCGCCTGCGGTTGAGCGGATTGCATTGCCGCGTTGTTGGCGCTATCTCGACGCACTGCCAATGAATGCACAAGGCAAGACTACGCGGGCGGATTTATTGGCGCTGACGCCCCATTTTCCGTTGGCAGATAACGCAGTTAAGGCGACTGAACTTACAGTAACGCTCCCCGTGACGCGCCCCTATAAACGCGTGCTGGAAATGAACCCGGCGCAATCTCGCGTAGTGTTGGAACTGACCGTGCCGCGTGAGTTGTTATATTTTAAAGGCCATTTTGATGGTGCGCCGATTTTGCCCGGCGTGGTGCAGGTCGATTGGGCGATTGCTTACGGGCGGGAATACTTCAAACTTGCACCGCATTTTTTGAGCATGCATGCGCTTAAGTTTCAACGCGTTGTCATGCCAGAGGCGGTGTTGCAACTGGCGTTGCAGCATGATACGCAAAAATCTTCGCTGACTTTTCGGCTGACATCTTCCGCTGGTCAGCACGCAAGCGGACGTATCGTGTTTGGAAATAGTGATGAATAA
- the hutH gene encoding histidine ammonia-lyase encodes MIHADSNHSSNITSRDVRFDQGRLTIEDIVAIAATSAQVTLSADPAFRAAITRGADFLDRLLREDGTIYGVTTGYGDSCTVTVPAELIPELPHHLYTYHGCGLGEHFTPAQTRAILAVRLASLCKGYSGVSVGLLEQIARLLKEDLLPLIPAEGSVGASGDLTPLSYLAAVLCGEREVWRDGSKVPAAEALRSVGMTPLRLRPKEGLAIMNGTAVMTALACLAFDRSAYLVRIATRITAMASFALDGNAHHFDEALFAVKPHAGQQQVAEWLRQDLPTPDAPRNEQRLQDRYSIRCAPHVIGVLADALPWMRQSIENELNSANDNPIIDAENERVLHGGHFYGGHIAFAMDSLKNAVANVADLLDRQMALLVDTRYNHGLPPNLSGAEGPRASINHGLKALQISASAWTAEALKLTMPASVFSRSTECHNQDKVSMGTIAARDCLRVLQLTEQVIAALLISVRQGVWLRCRVDATAQPQQNLQVMLDALADDIAVIQEDRMLEPDLRRLLERIQTQAWALYA; translated from the coding sequence ATGATTCACGCTGATAGCAATCACTCTTCCAACATCACATCCCGAGATGTTCGTTTTGATCAGGGACGATTGACGATTGAAGACATCGTGGCGATCGCCGCCACCTCGGCGCAGGTTACGCTTTCCGCTGATCCTGCGTTTCGCGCTGCGATCACGCGCGGTGCAGATTTTCTGGATCGTTTGTTACGTGAGGATGGCACGATTTACGGCGTTACTACCGGCTATGGCGATTCGTGCACGGTGACTGTACCGGCTGAACTGATTCCGGAATTGCCGCATCATTTGTACACCTATCACGGCTGCGGATTGGGCGAACACTTTACGCCAGCGCAGACGCGGGCGATTCTGGCCGTACGACTGGCCTCGCTTTGCAAAGGCTATTCCGGCGTCAGCGTTGGTTTGCTGGAGCAGATTGCAAGACTTCTAAAAGAGGATTTGTTGCCGTTGATTCCTGCCGAGGGTTCAGTCGGTGCCAGCGGTGATTTAACACCGCTATCGTATCTGGCGGCAGTGCTGTGCGGGGAGCGCGAGGTGTGGCGCGACGGCAGCAAAGTGCCTGCAGCTGAGGCGCTGCGCTCAGTTGGGATGACGCCATTGCGATTGCGGCCTAAAGAGGGGCTGGCGATCATGAACGGCACTGCGGTCATGACAGCGCTGGCGTGTCTGGCCTTTGATCGGTCCGCCTATCTGGTGCGGATCGCCACGCGGATTACGGCGATGGCGAGCTTTGCGTTGGATGGTAATGCGCATCATTTTGACGAGGCACTTTTCGCTGTGAAGCCGCATGCCGGGCAGCAACAAGTTGCGGAATGGTTACGTCAGGATTTGCCTACACCTGATGCCCCACGTAATGAACAGCGTTTGCAGGATCGGTATTCGATTCGTTGTGCGCCGCATGTGATTGGCGTGCTGGCCGACGCGCTGCCATGGATGCGGCAATCGATTGAGAATGAATTGAATAGCGCCAACGATAATCCGATTATCGATGCCGAAAATGAGCGGGTTTTGCATGGCGGCCATTTCTACGGCGGCCACATTGCCTTCGCCATGGATAGTCTGAAAAATGCCGTCGCCAATGTCGCCGATTTATTGGACCGGCAAATGGCGCTGCTGGTGGATACCCGTTATAACCACGGTTTGCCGCCAAATCTGTCCGGGGCAGAAGGGCCGCGTGCCAGCATCAATCACGGTTTGAAAGCCTTGCAAATCAGCGCCTCGGCCTGGACCGCAGAGGCGCTTAAATTGACAATGCCAGCCTCAGTATTTTCTCGCTCGACTGAATGCCACAATCAGGACAAAGTCAGCATGGGAACGATTGCTGCGCGAGATTGTTTGCGTGTATTGCAACTGACTGAGCAGGTCATCGCAGCACTATTAATTAGCGTGCGTCAGGGCGTTTGGTTGCGCTGCCGGGTGGATGCCACCGCACAGCCGCAACAGAATTTGCAGGTGATGCTGGATGCGCTGGCTGACGATATTGCCGTAATTCAGGAAGACCGCATGCTGGAGCCGGATTTGCGACGATTGTTGGAGCGGATTCAGACGCAGGCATGGGCTTTATATGCATAA
- a CDS encoding lysophospholipid acyltransferase family protein, with product MFIALLRGLCVLRYEITGLERLNRRGLLILANHPSLIDTVFLMAFVNGADCIVKSQLWKNPITGGPVRAAGYISNDSGVGLMADCIASLQHGNNLIIFPEGTRTDGPIKLKRGAANIAVRNLSNVTPVVIRCFPRTLVKGEKWWRVPPVTAHFSIDVKEDIDVHAFVMAAGGDGNETLAARHLTAHLQDYFKKESQSNAAA from the coding sequence GTGTTTATTGCGCTTTTGCGCGGGTTATGCGTTTTGCGTTACGAAATTACCGGGTTGGAGCGATTAAATCGGCGAGGTTTACTGATTTTGGCCAATCACCCAAGCCTGATCGATACGGTTTTTTTAATGGCTTTTGTGAACGGTGCGGATTGCATCGTCAAAAGTCAGCTCTGGAAAAACCCGATAACCGGCGGCCCAGTCCGGGCAGCTGGTTATATTAGCAATGATTCTGGCGTAGGTTTGATGGCCGATTGTATTGCTTCTTTGCAACATGGAAATAACTTAATTATTTTTCCGGAGGGGACGCGTACAGATGGTCCCATCAAACTAAAACGTGGCGCTGCAAATATTGCTGTGCGGAATTTGTCGAATGTCACGCCGGTAGTGATTCGCTGTTTTCCACGTACTCTGGTGAAAGGCGAAAAATGGTGGCGCGTGCCGCCGGTAACAGCCCATTTTAGTATTGACGTAAAAGAAGATATCGACGTTCATGCCTTTGTTATGGCAGCCGGTGGTGACGGTAATGAAACGTTGGCTGCAAGACATTTAACGGCACATTTACAAGACTATTTTAAAAAGGAAAGCCAATCCAATGCAGCAGCTTGA
- a CDS encoding outer membrane lipoprotein carrier protein LolA has protein sequence MKRLYNSVLIAAGVFFCAFAQAAAPVAKIQEMLAKPPVLCGRFDQTKQLMGMKKPLLSNGRFCVVSGKGVLWQTLKPFPNTLRLKRDEIVQMQGDRVAMRMDAKQEPVVRMINSVLFSLLAGDLSQLETLFDMDGSIQGNSWKVALKARQPALANAIGTLALTGGTYVKSVTINEASGDHTEITFSALQTGVTAMTAEEGASLD, from the coding sequence ATGAAGCGTTTATACAACTCTGTATTGATCGCCGCTGGCGTATTTTTTTGTGCCTTTGCGCAAGCCGCCGCACCTGTTGCCAAAATTCAGGAAATGCTCGCCAAGCCGCCCGTGTTATGTGGGCGCTTCGATCAAACCAAACAATTGATGGGAATGAAAAAGCCGCTGCTATCGAATGGGCGGTTTTGTGTTGTCAGCGGCAAAGGCGTGCTGTGGCAGACCTTGAAGCCGTTCCCGAACACGCTGCGTCTGAAGCGCGATGAAATCGTGCAAATGCAGGGCGACCGCGTTGCGATGCGGATGGATGCCAAGCAGGAGCCGGTCGTCAGAATGATCAATAGCGTCTTGTTTTCATTGTTGGCTGGTGATTTGAGTCAGTTGGAAACGCTGTTCGACATGGATGGCAGTATTCAGGGAAATAGCTGGAAGGTTGCACTGAAAGCGCGGCAACCTGCGCTAGCCAATGCGATAGGAACACTGGCGTTAACCGGCGGCACATATGTCAAAAGCGTGACTATTAATGAAGCCAGCGGCGATCATACTGAGATTACGTTCTCTGCGTTACAGACCGGCGTAACGGCCATGACCGCTGAAGAAGGGGCGTCTCTTGACTAG
- a CDS encoding acyl carrier protein, with the protein MTKDEIYVWVVDVLHDMFEIDKANVTPEANLYTDLDIDSIDAVDLVVKLKQFTGKRLPPDVFKAVRTVQDVVDAVASLLAEDIQ; encoded by the coding sequence ATGACTAAAGATGAGATTTATGTCTGGGTTGTCGACGTATTGCATGACATGTTCGAGATTGATAAAGCGAACGTGACACCGGAAGCCAACCTCTACACCGATCTGGATATCGATAGTATTGATGCCGTCGATCTGGTGGTGAAATTGAAGCAATTTACTGGCAAGCGTTTGCCCCCGGATGTGTTCAAAGCGGTCCGCACTGTGCAGGATGTAGTCGACGCAGTGGCAAGTTTGTTGGCAGAGGATATACAATAA
- a CDS encoding acyltransferase: protein MMPAHRHWAQINETGFVAGMRLLFWLYRIAGRLPFRLVLYPVLGWYLATKSLARHASKDYLRRVQAACVVCHIVAPRADLLGVLKHFSAFAESILDKMLLWGGLFKTQDVIFSGKTHMQANMQSQRGGLLICAHLGNLELCRVLSRQCRELRITVLVHTKHAKAFNRLLAQLDPDSQLNLMQVTELTPAMAMLLAEKVARGEFVAIAGDRIPVSPNPRVAHATFLGASAPFPIGPYVLASVLQCPVYLLFALTIGGRSECHFEVFRDAISLPRKRREQVLAELATAYAARLETFCMKAPLQWFNFYDFWHLSGIKNDSR from the coding sequence ATGATGCCGGCGCATCGACATTGGGCGCAGATCAATGAAACTGGATTTGTGGCTGGTATGCGCTTGCTGTTCTGGTTATATCGCATCGCTGGTCGCTTGCCGTTTCGCTTAGTCCTTTATCCCGTACTTGGCTGGTATCTGGCGACAAAATCGTTAGCGCGGCATGCCTCAAAAGATTATTTGCGTCGGGTACAGGCCGCGTGTGTGGTTTGTCATATCGTAGCGCCGCGGGCCGACTTGCTTGGTGTACTCAAGCATTTCAGCGCATTCGCTGAAAGCATTCTGGACAAAATGTTGTTGTGGGGCGGTTTGTTCAAGACGCAGGACGTGATTTTTAGTGGCAAAACGCATATGCAGGCGAATATGCAGAGCCAGCGCGGTGGGTTATTGATTTGTGCGCATCTTGGCAATCTTGAGCTGTGCCGCGTGCTGTCGCGGCAATGTCGCGAATTGCGTATCACGGTGCTGGTGCACACCAAGCACGCCAAAGCCTTTAATCGATTATTGGCGCAACTGGACCCGGACAGTCAATTAAATTTGATGCAAGTGACTGAATTGACGCCCGCCATGGCGATGCTGCTGGCCGAAAAAGTGGCGCGGGGCGAGTTCGTGGCAATTGCCGGTGATCGTATTCCTGTATCACCCAATCCCCGGGTCGCGCATGCTACTTTTCTTGGCGCATCGGCACCATTTCCGATTGGCCCTTATGTGTTGGCAAGCGTGTTGCAATGCCCGGTTTATTTGTTGTTTGCACTCACCATTGGCGGCCGCTCAGAATGTCATTTTGAGGTGTTTCGCGATGCGATTTCGTTGCCGCGTAAACGGCGTGAGCAAGTGTTGGCTGAGCTGGCAACGGCATACGCAGCACGGCTGGAAACTTTCTGCATGAAAGCGCCGTTGCAATGGTTTAATTTTTACGATTTTTGGCATTTGTCTGGAATAAAAAATGATTCACGCTGA
- a CDS encoding MMPL family transporter yields MMGHNAYLWLVQKVVPDTDILALLPVEQRDPVLQQAFTHMVDSAQQRLIVLVGADDWGQARKAADAYSAVLMAHPALFESTAAMSEQTQADWLGPSQQMRLSLLTAEQQKLLLEKSPSYWVETALQQLYSPFSGPKLGAWQDDPFGLFTGWVQARAQETPVRPRDGHLFVEANGRQYAMLLLTLRQPAFSMATQQAVLPLLDAAAKSARGEVPKVELITAGVVLHAGAASAQASSEMSTIGVGSLLGIVLLMWLTFGAFRPIGLIVLSIAIGCLGAFSICWLIFGRVHLLTLVFGASLIGVAQDYGIYFLCSRAGSDKALTSAQLLLRLLPGLALTLAAAVIGYIGLALTPFPGLRQMAVFSVLGLVFAWLTVICWFPALVQASTLKETRFAAWLGASRHHWPLLRLNRGTLLAALLFGIFAVTGLMRLQVNDDIRSLQTSPKKLLDDQIKLSKILDAPTPVQFYLVRGDSAEQVLQREEALRLRLDPLIGRHIISGYQAMSNWTPSMRVQTANRVLTEQALFSADGPLKALATQLGEDDSWIAQMRARALSRPAAAGVGLTPDAFLKTAASEPSRHLWLGKIADGHGNSYASIVALRGLDNYANLPLLQQTAAHLDGVQWVDKVSEISSVLGDYREYMGTVLLGAYVAIYLLLFGRYRYAAWRVLTAPALASIATLALLGIIGQPLQMFHVLALMLILGLGVDYGIFLQEKTDKSNHGARFAWLAVCLSAVSALLSFGLLALSGTPPLHAFGFTMLIGIAVVWLIAPCFSQMKET; encoded by the coding sequence ATGATGGGCCATAACGCTTATCTTTGGCTGGTGCAAAAGGTGGTGCCTGATACCGATATTCTGGCGTTGTTGCCAGTGGAACAGCGCGATCCTGTATTGCAGCAAGCCTTCACTCACATGGTCGATTCGGCGCAGCAACGTCTTATTGTATTGGTCGGTGCGGATGACTGGGGGCAGGCGCGCAAGGCCGCAGATGCCTATTCCGCAGTGTTGATGGCGCATCCCGCATTGTTTGAATCGACTGCGGCAATGTCTGAACAAACGCAGGCCGACTGGTTAGGGCCATCGCAACAAATGAGACTGAGTTTGTTGACCGCAGAGCAGCAAAAATTATTGCTTGAAAAGTCTCCCAGTTATTGGGTCGAGACGGCGCTGCAACAGTTATACAGCCCATTTTCCGGGCCTAAATTAGGCGCTTGGCAGGATGATCCGTTTGGCCTGTTTACCGGTTGGGTACAAGCCCGGGCGCAGGAAACGCCAGTCAGGCCGCGTGATGGGCATTTGTTTGTTGAGGCCAATGGGCGTCAGTACGCAATGTTGTTGCTGACGTTGCGGCAACCGGCGTTCTCAATGGCAACCCAGCAGGCGGTGTTGCCTTTGCTGGATGCAGCAGCAAAGTCCGCTCGTGGAGAGGTCCCTAAAGTGGAGTTAATTACCGCTGGAGTGGTGTTGCACGCGGGGGCTGCCAGTGCGCAGGCAAGTTCAGAAATGTCGACTATCGGCGTCGGCTCATTGCTCGGAATTGTGTTGTTGATGTGGCTGACTTTTGGTGCGTTTCGGCCGATTGGTTTGATCGTATTGTCGATTGCGATCGGCTGCCTTGGTGCATTTTCGATTTGTTGGCTGATTTTTGGACGCGTACATTTACTGACGTTGGTGTTTGGCGCTAGCTTGATTGGCGTGGCGCAGGATTACGGTATCTACTTTTTATGTAGTCGGGCGGGCAGCGATAAAGCGCTGACCTCGGCGCAATTATTACTGCGCTTATTGCCAGGATTGGCGCTGACATTGGCGGCAGCGGTGATTGGTTATATCGGCTTGGCATTGACGCCGTTTCCCGGTTTGCGCCAAATGGCGGTATTTTCGGTGCTGGGTTTGGTGTTTGCATGGCTGACGGTGATTTGCTGGTTCCCCGCACTGGTGCAGGCATCTACGCTGAAAGAGACGCGTTTTGCGGCGTGGCTCGGTGCAAGTCGCCATCACTGGCCATTGTTACGCTTGAATCGCGGGACATTATTGGCGGCGCTGTTGTTTGGGATATTTGCGGTGACGGGTCTGATGCGATTGCAAGTTAACGACGATATTCGCTCGTTGCAGACGTCGCCAAAGAAATTGCTGGACGACCAGATTAAGCTCTCCAAAATACTCGATGCACCGACGCCAGTGCAGTTTTATCTGGTGCGTGGCGACAGCGCAGAACAGGTCTTGCAGCGCGAAGAAGCATTGAGACTGCGTTTGGATCCGCTGATCGGACGGCATATTATCAGCGGTTATCAGGCGATGTCTAACTGGACTCCATCCATGCGTGTTCAGACAGCGAATCGGGTGTTGACGGAACAGGCTTTATTCAGCGCCGATGGTCCGTTGAAAGCGTTGGCGACGCAATTAGGCGAGGATGATAGCTGGATTGCGCAGATGCGGGCGCGAGCATTGAGCAGACCGGCTGCCGCTGGTGTTGGACTAACACCGGATGCCTTTTTGAAAACCGCTGCCAGTGAGCCGTCACGGCATCTCTGGTTAGGCAAGATCGCGGATGGACACGGCAATAGCTACGCCAGTATCGTGGCGCTGCGCGGTCTGGATAATTATGCCAATTTGCCGCTATTGCAACAAACTGCAGCACATCTTGATGGTGTGCAATGGGTTGATAAAGTGAGCGAGATTTCATCGGTTCTGGGCGATTATCGCGAATATATGGGGACTGTATTATTAGGTGCTTATGTCGCCATTTATTTGTTGCTGTTTGGCCGTTATCGATATGCGGCCTGGCGGGTGTTGACGGCCCCAGCGCTTGCCAGCATTGCGACGTTGGCGCTGTTGGGAATCATCGGGCAGCCATTACAAATGTTCCATGTGTTGGCGTTAATGCTGATATTGGGGCTTGGTGTGGATTATGGGATTTTTCTGCAAGAAAAAACTGACAAGAGTAATCATGGCGCTCGGTTTGCGTGGCTCGCCGTGTGTTTGTCGGCAGTCAGTGCATTGTTGTCCTTCGGTTTGCTGGCGTTATCTGGAACGCCTCCGTTGCATGCATTTGGTTTCACGATGTTGATTGGTATCGCGGTTGTATGGTTGATCGCCCCTTGTTTTAGCCAAATGAAAGAGACATGA
- a CDS encoding thioesterase family protein, with protein MHKKESRWSAEIDLQIQFYDLDPMEIVWHGNYVKYLEQARCALLDVIGYNYQEMQASGYAWPIVDLHLRYVNPATFGQHINVRATIVEWENRLKIDYLITDKASGQRLTKGSTTQVAVNIATREMCFASPAVLFQKLGTTSS; from the coding sequence ATGCATAAAAAAGAAAGCCGCTGGTCAGCCGAAATCGACTTGCAGATACAGTTTTACGATCTCGATCCGATGGAGATTGTCTGGCATGGTAATTACGTCAAATATCTGGAGCAAGCACGTTGTGCGCTGCTGGATGTGATTGGCTACAACTATCAGGAAATGCAAGCCTCTGGCTATGCGTGGCCGATAGTTGATTTGCATCTGCGTTACGTTAATCCGGCGACTTTCGGCCAGCACATCAATGTGCGGGCGACGATTGTCGAGTGGGAAAATCGCCTTAAGATAGATTATTTAATTACCGACAAAGCCAGTGGTCAGCGTTTGACCAAGGGGTCGACTACGCAAGTTGCGGTCAACATCGCTACGCGGGAAATGTGTTTTGCATCGCCTGCCGTGTTATTTCAAAAATTGGGAACTACCTCATCATGA
- a CDS encoding glycosyltransferase family 2 protein, with protein MNKIESSQKSLPVFNPCAVIPVYNHEHAIGVVVNAILVHRLPCILVDDGSSAKCAAVLAALAAAHPDQIILLRHSVNRGKGGAVVTGIEHASEVGFTHALQIDADGQHCTDDIPRFLAQSAARPEAVIAGCPQYDESVPKLRFYGRYLTHIWVWINTLSLEIKDSMCGFRVYPLPPFVALARRRVLGQHMDFDTDVIVRLYWEGIRVINFPTKVGYPSDGVSHFRMVQDNLLITRMHATLFAGMLLRAPRLLARNVKKFFRSRSKP; from the coding sequence ATGAATAAAATAGAATCTAGCCAAAAATCGCTGCCAGTATTTAATCCTTGTGCAGTGATCCCCGTCTATAACCATGAGCATGCAATTGGCGTCGTGGTAAATGCCATTCTGGTCCATCGCCTGCCTTGCATCCTAGTGGATGACGGCAGTTCTGCGAAGTGCGCTGCGGTGCTGGCCGCGCTTGCGGCGGCTCATCCAGATCAAATTATTTTGCTGCGCCATAGCGTTAATCGCGGCAAGGGTGGCGCGGTAGTAACGGGTATTGAGCATGCCTCCGAGGTCGGCTTTACCCACGCTTTGCAAATTGATGCGGACGGTCAGCATTGCACCGATGATATTCCGCGTTTTTTGGCGCAGTCAGCGGCCCGGCCAGAGGCCGTGATCGCAGGTTGCCCGCAATACGATGAGAGTGTGCCCAAGCTACGCTTTTATGGACGCTACCTCACGCACATTTGGGTATGGATTAATACGTTGTCGCTAGAGATCAAGGATTCTATGTGCGGTTTTCGGGTGTATCCGTTGCCGCCATTTGTTGCGTTGGCGCGGCGTAGAGTACTCGGTCAACATATGGATTTCGATACAGACGTGATTGTGCGCTTGTATTGGGAGGGTATCCGGGTCATCAATTTTCCGACCAAAGTCGGTTATCCCAGTGATGGCGTTTCGCATTTTCGGATGGTGCAGGATAATTTGTTGATTACCCGCATGCACGCGACGCTGTTTGCCGGAATGTTGTTGCGTGCACCGCGCTTGCTGGCAAGAAATGTGAAGAAGTTTTTTAGATCACGGAGCAAGCCATGA
- a CDS encoding beta-ketoacyl synthase chain length factor, whose translation MNCDHAINGIQFSIASQAAWAPGIETEAAWQTWTHNRFHIQGTAEPAVAEMPAMLRRRAGFIGKMALEVAYRCLNGRTAAATVFCSRHGECARSVELLQDLVQDNPLSPTSFSLSVHNATAGLLSIARHDQSNHSALSAGSSGVEHAVIEACGLLADGASEVLLVVYDGLLPTEFIAFQDCEDQPFAWAWLLTSPPSDGKLSADTITLSWEPMVNHQASGNVIVANASEGAQKSGLMNGPDVALPQPAGLEVLRFQLRQDRSLDRFVDNRHWCWRRHAE comes from the coding sequence ATGAATTGCGATCACGCCATCAACGGAATTCAGTTCTCAATTGCATCGCAAGCCGCGTGGGCGCCGGGGATAGAAACGGAGGCTGCATGGCAAACTTGGACGCATAACCGCTTTCACATTCAAGGCACGGCCGAACCAGCAGTGGCAGAGATGCCCGCCATGTTGCGCCGTCGTGCCGGATTTATTGGCAAGATGGCATTGGAAGTGGCCTATCGTTGCCTGAATGGGCGTACCGCAGCGGCGACCGTGTTTTGTTCTCGTCATGGCGAATGTGCCCGTTCGGTAGAGCTTTTACAAGATTTGGTGCAAGACAACCCGTTATCTCCCACCTCTTTTAGTCTCTCGGTGCATAACGCAACGGCGGGCCTGTTATCGATTGCGCGCCACGATCAGTCTAACCACAGTGCATTGTCGGCAGGTAGTAGCGGTGTCGAACATGCAGTGATCGAGGCTTGCGGATTGCTGGCGGATGGTGCTTCAGAAGTGTTGCTGGTGGTCTACGACGGTCTGTTGCCGACAGAGTTTATAGCGTTTCAGGATTGCGAAGATCAGCCGTTTGCCTGGGCCTGGTTACTTACATCGCCGCCTTCGGATGGCAAGCTGAGCGCCGACACTATCACCCTGAGTTGGGAGCCGATGGTCAACCACCAGGCTAGCGGTAACGTTATTGTTGCCAACGCATCTGAGGGTGCACAAAAAAGTGGCCTAATGAATGGACCAGATGTTGCGCTACCGCAACCGGCGGGATTAGAAGTGTTGCGGTTTCAACTACGCCAGGATCGGTCGCTAGATCGATTCGTCGATAATCGTCACTGGTGTTGGCGTCGTCATGCCGAGTAG
- a CDS encoding DUF1289 domain-containing protein gives MSDSPRERPDTPCVAVCSTTFDDVCRGCGRTVNEVAHWVFMTEDEKTVVWERITAEGYPKRKG, from the coding sequence ATGTCAGATTCTCCCCGGGAACGCCCCGATACTCCTTGTGTTGCAGTGTGTTCGACTACTTTTGATGACGTTTGCCGCGGTTGTGGGCGTACCGTAAACGAAGTCGCACACTGGGTTTTTATGACGGAAGACGAAAAAACCGTTGTCTGGGAGCGCATTACAGCCGAGGGTTACCCTAAGCGCAAGGGTTAA